In Chitinispirillum alkaliphilum, the following are encoded in one genomic region:
- a CDS encoding Glycine dehydrogenase [decarboxylating] (glycine cleavage system P2 protein), whose protein sequence is MSVIFDKSVPGRKGVTLPQSDVPISAQIPEQYRRKTPPPICELSELDVVRHFTALSRKNYGVDTNFYPLGSCTMKYNPKVCEKIASMDGFENLHPLLPQLRRGGMLTQGALAILHELEAQLCEITGMDGFTLHPLAGAHGELTGMMLIAAYHRFKGNQKNEVLIPDEAHGTNPSSAAIAGYKVRSIPTDTSTGTLDISALEEAISDSTAAIMMTNPNTLGLFNDQIKKIADIAHSHDALLYYDGANLNAIMGKFRPGDADFDVVHLNLHKTFATPHGGGGPGAGPVGVKEHLRKFLPISRITKRSDNTYTLDYDHPHSIGYISPFYGNFAVCLKAYAYILMMGKKGLREASEQAVLNANYIMHSLKTHYDIPYLRTCMHECVLSAKKQMENGISALDIAKSLIDRGFHPPTVYFPLIVKEALMIEPTETESKETLDSFIGAMIDIAEKAKTDSGALKESPVTTAVSRLNETKAAKEMDVASLE, encoded by the coding sequence ATGTCAGTGATCTTTGATAAATCGGTCCCTGGAAGAAAAGGGGTCACGCTGCCCCAAAGTGATGTCCCCATATCAGCGCAAATCCCCGAACAGTACAGGCGAAAAACCCCACCCCCAATCTGCGAACTTTCTGAACTGGATGTTGTAAGACATTTTACCGCCCTGTCCAGAAAAAACTATGGTGTAGACACCAATTTCTACCCCCTGGGGTCATGCACTATGAAATACAACCCCAAGGTGTGTGAAAAGATAGCTTCGATGGATGGTTTTGAAAACCTTCATCCGCTTCTGCCACAGCTGCGCAGAGGGGGTATGCTCACTCAGGGTGCACTTGCCATTCTTCATGAGCTTGAAGCACAGCTTTGTGAAATAACCGGCATGGACGGCTTTACACTCCATCCCCTGGCCGGAGCGCATGGTGAACTTACCGGCATGATGCTTATCGCCGCTTATCACCGGTTTAAAGGCAATCAGAAAAACGAAGTGCTGATTCCTGATGAAGCGCACGGGACAAACCCATCCAGTGCTGCAATTGCAGGGTATAAGGTCCGATCGATTCCAACAGACACCTCCACCGGAACGTTAGATATTTCTGCGCTGGAAGAGGCTATCAGTGATTCAACTGCAGCTATCATGATGACAAATCCCAACACTCTTGGACTCTTTAATGATCAGATAAAAAAAATAGCCGATATAGCTCACTCCCATGATGCCCTGCTCTATTATGATGGAGCAAATCTGAATGCGATCATGGGGAAGTTCAGGCCCGGAGATGCTGACTTTGATGTCGTGCATCTTAATCTGCATAAAACCTTTGCCACTCCTCATGGCGGGGGTGGACCGGGAGCGGGTCCGGTAGGAGTTAAGGAACACCTGAGGAAGTTTCTGCCAATTTCGCGCATAACCAAAAGGTCAGACAACACCTATACTCTAGACTATGATCATCCTCATTCTATTGGCTATATTTCCCCCTTCTACGGGAATTTCGCAGTATGCCTAAAAGCCTACGCCTACATTCTCATGATGGGAAAAAAGGGATTACGGGAAGCAAGTGAGCAGGCTGTACTCAACGCCAATTATATAATGCATTCTCTCAAAACCCATTACGATATTCCATATTTGAGAACCTGCATGCATGAATGTGTATTAAGTGCCAAAAAGCAGATGGAGAATGGGATCAGCGCTTTGGATATTGCAAAATCACTTATCGACAGGGGTTTTCACCCCCCTACGGTGTATTTTCCCCTGATCGTAAAAGAAGCTCTGATGATCGAGCCAACAGAAACAGAGAGCAAAGAGACATTGGATTCTTTCATCGGGGCGATGATCGATATTGCAGAGAAGGCAAAAACAGATTCCGGTGCGCTTAAAGAGTCACCGGTTACCACAGCTGTAAGCCGATTGAACGAAACCAAGGCAGCCAAAGAGATGGATGTTGCAAGTCTTGAATAG
- a CDS encoding ubiquinone biosynthesis protein UbiB, which produces MIGNQKHKKSNYYRHLGRYSEIVSILVKYGFGDLLSRLNIERYISAGRKLFRFRKRGLAGLNTWERVRLALEELGPTFIKLGQFASNRPDVLPQQLIDALEGLQDAVPPFSHEQAVALIEKELKKPVSELFKVFDQNLIASASIAQVYKAVMHDGSVVAVKVQRPRINEVIAVDLQIMYHIAKLLQKHIQGMDVFNPVQFVDEFANAIRKELDFVTEALHFEHFRKNFIKDNSVHVPKVYRELNTPKILVTEFIDGVKITNVKELYKRGYDPKIIAAKGAKIVLKQIFHHGFFHADPHPGNILIRENNVICLLDLGMTGILTPTSLEHLSDILVGVANGDPKRIVRTLYLISGQLTTSSDMLEYEIAEMIQEYASRELGAINVGEVLNRLSQILVSHRLKLIPGFYLLVKALVTMEGIGYKLDPEFNMMNHLEPFARQLIKEKFSPSHVAHYTYDSAQDFLYLLRDLPKDSRDILQLIKTGRIHFEFEHMGLDPFMRRIDQIANRVVYGVVLASLIVGSSIVVLSDIPPRVTGLPVIGIVGFVVAGLMGFGLLLSILKHGRM; this is translated from the coding sequence GTGATCGGCAACCAGAAACATAAAAAATCAAATTACTACCGGCATCTGGGCAGATACAGTGAAATAGTATCCATTCTGGTCAAATATGGGTTTGGGGACCTTCTTTCCCGTCTCAATATCGAGCGGTACATAAGTGCCGGGAGAAAACTGTTTCGCTTTCGCAAAAGGGGACTTGCGGGTTTAAATACCTGGGAGAGGGTTCGCCTTGCTCTCGAAGAGCTTGGGCCTACATTTATTAAATTGGGACAGTTCGCCAGTAATCGCCCCGATGTTTTGCCACAGCAGCTGATTGATGCCCTGGAAGGTCTGCAGGATGCTGTCCCGCCGTTCTCCCATGAACAGGCTGTCGCTCTTATAGAAAAAGAGCTAAAAAAACCAGTTTCAGAATTATTTAAAGTCTTCGATCAAAATTTAATCGCTTCGGCCTCCATTGCTCAGGTCTATAAAGCGGTTATGCATGATGGTTCTGTGGTCGCGGTAAAAGTACAAAGACCTCGAATAAACGAAGTTATAGCTGTAGACCTGCAGATTATGTACCATATCGCAAAATTATTACAAAAACATATCCAGGGCATGGATGTTTTTAATCCGGTTCAGTTTGTGGATGAGTTTGCAAATGCTATAAGAAAAGAGCTGGACTTTGTAACTGAAGCTCTGCATTTTGAACACTTCAGGAAAAATTTCATAAAAGATAACTCTGTTCATGTACCTAAGGTGTACCGGGAACTCAATACCCCAAAAATCCTGGTGACAGAGTTTATCGATGGTGTAAAGATCACAAATGTCAAAGAACTGTACAAAAGGGGCTACGATCCAAAAATAATCGCTGCCAAAGGCGCAAAAATCGTACTGAAACAGATATTTCACCATGGCTTCTTTCATGCTGATCCCCACCCCGGCAATATCCTTATCAGGGAAAACAATGTCATATGCCTTCTGGATCTTGGCATGACAGGTATTCTCACTCCCACATCTCTTGAACACTTAAGCGATATACTCGTGGGAGTGGCAAACGGTGACCCTAAGCGTATCGTTCGTACCCTCTATCTTATCTCTGGACAGCTCACCACCTCAAGCGACATGCTGGAGTACGAAATTGCAGAAATGATTCAGGAATATGCATCCAGGGAACTGGGAGCCATAAATGTGGGTGAAGTCCTCAACCGGCTGTCACAAATCCTGGTCTCCCATCGCCTGAAACTGATACCCGGCTTTTACCTGCTGGTTAAGGCTTTGGTAACGATGGAGGGAATAGGATATAAGCTGGATCCGGAATTTAACATGATGAACCATCTGGAGCCATTCGCGCGCCAGCTTATAAAAGAAAAATTCTCCCCCTCACATGTGGCTCATTACACCTATGACTCTGCACAGGACTTTTTGTACCTGCTCAGGGATCTGCCCAAAGACTCAAGAGATATCCTTCAGCTTATCAAAACGGGGAGGATACATTTTGAATTCGAACATATGGGCCTTGATCCATTTATGAGAAGAATAGATCAGATCGCAAACAGGGTGGTCTACGGGGTTGTTCTGGCTTCGCTTATAGTTGGGTCTTCCATTGTGGTGTTATCCGATATCCCACCAAGGGTAACAGGTTTGCCGGTTATAGGGATTGTGGGATTTGTAGTGGCTGGTTTGATGGGGTTTGGGTTGCTCTTATCGATCCTCAAACATGGCAGAATGTGA
- a CDS encoding Sensory box histidine kinase, which translates to MQIENHLLKTIFENTPVGIVVLDKSGMVQYVNKYTEHLFSCNKIELIGETLDQFVTSYESGPLWNELVENFFSQDSPEVKVTIHKINTDDIVCIVNSVRIESCDNIITLVFRDVTSAQKAAEQIEKKNLEMAKMNSELIRSNAELKKVSELKSNFLSIASHELKTPLTSIKGYSDIIIDNMRDKLDGGIYRMIESINRAADRLHGVVNNILDVTRIEQKRLRLRPEMLELKTLIDDCIDELSQFTIQRQITFKCHYPDQIPYFYCDKMRMQQVFTNLFSNAIKYSPNESVIDVYVSLEKKNRFHIIVKDHGIGIDLSEQKKIFDPFYEVGNTNYHSTDFSKFLGGGTGLGLSIVKGIVERHGGKIWVESQGVQENEFLGSEFHLLFPVQSEISWDDDETKSLYADEPEISIEDEYQEMAEENVSILLIDSDREAVEISRMVLESVFEIIVADTGETGLHMAFEKRPSVILIDPYLPGLDGYRVCRILRSQEDTKSIPIAFFSAGTQKDEIHRSFICGADDFIVKPFSGKELVEKIWRLLMKKKEVESFR; encoded by the coding sequence ATGCAAATAGAGAATCATTTGCTGAAAACAATCTTTGAAAATACCCCCGTGGGAATCGTTGTTTTGGATAAATCGGGGATGGTCCAATATGTAAACAAATACACAGAGCATCTCTTCTCCTGCAATAAAATTGAGTTAATAGGAGAAACTCTCGATCAGTTTGTAACCTCATATGAATCTGGTCCGCTATGGAACGAACTTGTTGAAAATTTTTTCAGCCAAGATTCTCCGGAAGTTAAAGTTACTATCCACAAAATCAATACAGATGATATAGTCTGTATTGTAAATTCTGTCAGGATCGAAAGCTGTGACAATATAATCACTTTGGTGTTCAGAGATGTCACTTCCGCACAGAAAGCTGCCGAACAGATTGAGAAAAAAAATCTTGAAATGGCTAAGATGAATTCTGAACTTATCCGTTCCAATGCGGAACTGAAGAAAGTATCGGAACTGAAGTCAAATTTCTTAAGTATTGCATCTCATGAACTGAAAACTCCTCTTACTTCTATAAAGGGTTATTCTGATATTATCATCGATAACATGAGGGATAAGCTCGATGGTGGAATCTACAGAATGATAGAAAGCATCAACAGGGCAGCAGACAGGCTTCACGGGGTTGTTAACAATATTCTTGATGTTACCCGGATCGAGCAGAAAAGACTTCGTCTCAGGCCTGAAATGCTTGAACTAAAAACCCTGATAGATGACTGTATTGATGAATTGTCGCAGTTTACTATTCAAAGACAGATCACCTTTAAATGTCACTATCCCGATCAAATTCCCTACTTTTACTGTGACAAGATGAGAATGCAGCAGGTTTTCACCAATCTTTTCAGTAATGCAATCAAATATTCACCTAACGAATCTGTGATAGATGTCTATGTTTCCCTTGAAAAAAAGAACCGTTTCCACATAATCGTTAAGGATCATGGTATTGGAATTGATCTTTCCGAACAGAAAAAAATATTTGATCCGTTCTATGAAGTGGGTAATACAAATTATCACAGTACAGATTTTTCCAAATTCCTTGGTGGGGGAACCGGTCTGGGGTTGTCTATCGTAAAAGGCATAGTCGAAAGACATGGAGGCAAAATCTGGGTAGAGAGTCAGGGTGTTCAGGAGAACGAATTTCTTGGAAGCGAATTCCATCTGCTGTTTCCGGTTCAGTCTGAGATCAGCTGGGATGATGATGAGACCAAGTCTTTGTATGCTGATGAGCCTGAGATTTCAATTGAAGATGAGTATCAGGAGATGGCTGAAGAGAATGTTTCTATTCTTTTGATAGATAGTGACAGGGAAGCTGTTGAAATCTCCAGAATGGTATTGGAAAGTGTTTTCGAAATCATTGTGGCAGACACTGGTGAAACCGGGTTGCATATGGCTTTTGAAAAGCGTCCATCAGTTATTCTGATTGATCCCTATCTCCCAGGTCTTGATGGTTACAGGGTTTGTCGCATTCTGCGCAGTCAGGAAGATACAAAATCTATTCCGATTGCTTTCTTTTCTGCCGGAACCCAGAAGGATGAGATTCATAGAAGCTTTATCTGTGGAGCCGACGATTTCATAGTAAAGCCTTTTAGTGGGAAAGAACTGGTTGAAAAGATCTGGCGCCTTCTGATGAAAAAGAAAGAAGTGGAAAGTTTCAGGTAG
- a CDS encoding Glycine dehydrogenase [decarboxylating] (glycine cleavage system P1 protein), with translation MSYLPSTPDQQSEMLERCGLSHIDQLFEDIPKELEPKSFSLPQGKSELEVLSHCDRLSKQNFSHLISFLGGGFYDHFIPSAVDALASRSEFYTAYTPYQPELSQGTLQAIYEYQSHICRLTGMEVSNASLYDGGTALYEACQMALSKTARPKIVIDGGVNPIYRKMLYSYTANLSIELLEIDVSHGQSNRETLFNAIDERTAAVILQNPNFFGVIDDHSDIAEKCQSMGILTVQSVYPIAMAMIKSPGEQGIDIATGEGQSMGIPLSFGGPYLGFMAVGKGLARKMPGRIAARTEDTQGREGFVLSLQAREQHIRREKATSNICTNEALCALRAHIYLSLLGKSGLNRVASLCLDKAHYAKSRLKSIPGVKVMETSPTFNEFTVKLPIDAAECVGSMIEKGFAAGFPLGRYYKGMERYLLVAVTEKRTKHEIGMFAETLEAVVCQ, from the coding sequence ATGAGCTACCTGCCATCGACCCCGGATCAACAATCCGAAATGCTTGAACGCTGTGGTCTGAGCCATATAGATCAGTTGTTTGAGGACATACCAAAAGAGTTGGAACCAAAAAGTTTTTCCCTTCCGCAGGGGAAATCTGAACTTGAGGTTTTGAGTCACTGTGACAGACTCTCAAAACAGAACTTCTCCCATCTTATAAGCTTTCTCGGGGGTGGTTTCTACGACCATTTCATTCCTTCTGCAGTAGATGCCCTTGCTTCAAGAAGTGAGTTTTACACCGCCTACACTCCCTACCAGCCAGAGCTTTCCCAGGGAACTCTTCAGGCCATATATGAATATCAGTCCCATATTTGCAGACTTACTGGCATGGAAGTGTCCAATGCATCTCTTTATGATGGGGGTACCGCACTCTACGAAGCTTGTCAGATGGCACTAAGTAAAACCGCAAGGCCAAAAATAGTGATCGATGGCGGGGTTAACCCTATTTACAGAAAAATGCTCTACTCCTACACTGCTAACCTGTCCATTGAGCTTCTGGAGATAGATGTTTCCCATGGGCAGAGCAACAGGGAAACTCTTTTTAACGCCATAGATGAGAGAACAGCGGCTGTAATACTTCAAAACCCAAACTTTTTCGGTGTTATAGATGACCATTCAGATATAGCAGAAAAATGTCAGTCCATGGGAATACTTACCGTCCAGTCAGTGTACCCGATAGCAATGGCAATGATAAAGAGTCCCGGTGAGCAGGGTATAGATATCGCCACGGGTGAAGGTCAGTCGATGGGGATTCCTCTTTCATTTGGTGGGCCTTACCTTGGGTTTATGGCTGTTGGTAAGGGGTTGGCCAGGAAAATGCCGGGCAGAATCGCAGCCCGCACAGAAGACACTCAGGGCAGAGAGGGTTTTGTGCTGTCTTTGCAAGCCAGGGAGCAGCATATAAGGCGCGAGAAAGCTACTTCAAATATCTGCACCAACGAGGCTCTGTGTGCTCTAAGGGCACATATTTATCTTTCACTCTTAGGAAAATCGGGTTTAAACAGGGTTGCATCTCTTTGTCTGGATAAGGCCCACTATGCAAAAAGCCGCCTTAAAAGCATACCCGGTGTAAAGGTGATGGAAACCTCACCCACATTCAATGAATTCACGGTTAAACTCCCCATTGATGCTGCGGAGTGTGTGGGAAGCATGATTGAGAAGGGCTTTGCAGCCGGGTTTCCTCTTGGAAGATATTACAAGGGTATGGAAAGATACCTGCTTGTAGCGGTGACTGAGAAAAGAACAAAACATGAAATCGGGATGTTTGCAGAAACATTGGAGGCTGTGGTATGTCAGTGA